The window CTCTGCTGAGATGAGTATATTTTGCCGATGACAAAAAAAGAGAGGGCTCAAACGAGTAATTATCTCCTGAATTGTTAAGCATTTGAATTGAAGGAATCGATTTCTGGGATATGAGGAGAGTTATAAGAGATTTGCTGAAGATGAAAGGACATAtgagagaaaagtgaaaagatgaacacaaaaaaggaaaataatataaaactagaggtaaaaacagaaaagtacCATTTGAAGAGTGTTTTGATCTGCTCTAACTAGATTAAAACTCTGAGGGTCAAAGTCTCTTCCTCCTACggacccccacccctacctctgCATTTGTCGCAGGCATCAGATTTCCAGTTTTGACTCGAGGGAGCTCTTCTTTGGCTGAAGTACCAGCTGCCTGGAAGCCCCTCTGGGGATGTCTGGAAGAACAGCTAAACTACTTAATGTTTCTAGATTCTAGGCTCACCCTACCCCTTGTTTAGGTTGGGAGCTCACTGGCCCAGGGCTTCCAAAGAGATCCATCATACCAGAATGAACACAAAACCCAGCCAGTGGATGTAGACAAGTTTATGTGGCTTTACAGAACAGTTCAAACCCCAATGTTCACTTTTCTCAGAGTTACTTCCCCACCCAAGTCCCTGGGGCAAGCATCCCTGAGATAAGTGGGCTACACTCTCCCATTAACTTCCCCAAAACCTTTTGGTACATTTGGAGCCTGATCTGGGGCCAATACCTCcatttcctctccctgcccccaaccccttCTCCCAACCCTTGGAATGCCTTGTCTCCATCTGCCTCCTGTGAGGAGTActccctgcttccctgcttccctgctcCTGCATAAAACTAGGGCCATAATAAACTTGACTGGCAGCAGGGTAAAGGCCAGAAGCTTAAAGGTCTTGGTTCCCTGTGTTCACCACACTGGGTTGGTAGAGGAAGATATGGGATGAcaccttttttcccttccctacCTCTCCTGCTGTGCCCCAAAACTCAGACACAGCCACGTTCACTCACATTCATACGCACAATCATGCACACACAGCGGCGAAGAGAGgtgggatggggagaaagggaagtTTGCACAAACCAGCTCATGAATGCAACTTGAAAGATTTCACACggcaaaaggcaaaaaaaaaaaaaaaaaaaaaaaaaacacacataaattaaaaaataaagaagtacatGTCCCTCCCCCCCATCTCTTTCTTCATCCAGGGGCTAGCTCAGCCCTTCCAAGTAAACCCAGAAGCTTCCTACTCCTAGCCAACTGGAGTTTTCACAGGGCCTGGGTCTTCAGTTCAACAGGCTCTCCAGTGCCCTCTGGTTGTCCATTGGAGTCACTGGGCCTGGCACCCTTGAGAATAGACAGTCTCTCAGAAACACTCTTGAGCcgggggaagaggagaaagtcGTAGAGGAGACTGCCTAGTCCCCCTCCAATGATTGGGCCCACCCAGTATACCTgtaggaaaaggagaggaataaTGAGACTTAGGGAAGAGATCAAGAAAAAGGCTTCTCTTTTTCCAACCCAATGGGGACAATTTAAACAGAAAccagtgtgtttgtttttaaattctaaacGTCTCTACTCCTTGTGCCTCAAAACTTACCGTTTCTTTTCTGGGTCACCAAATTATTCCTTTATCCCACATCTCAGCATACATATATTCTGTTTATTGTTATCAGTTTGTACTAGTCTatagattgctttaaaaaatgttttaggggatccccgggtggctcagcggtttagcgcctgccttctgcccagggtgtgaccctggagtcccgggatcaagtcctgtgtcaggctccctgcatgaagcctgcttctccctctgcctgtgtctctgcctctctctctctctctctctctctctgtatctcatgagtgaataaataaaatcttttaaaaaaatgttttaactgtGGTAAAACATATAACAGAAAATTCACCATCTTACCCAtttctaagtgtacagttcagtaccGTTAAGTATACCATATTGTTGTGCAACAAATCTCCAGAACTCCTTCATCCTGCAAACTTGAatctctgtacccattaaacgaCAGCTCCCCATTGCCCCCTCTCCTGAACCCCCATCAACTACCCTTTGGTTTGTTTCAATGAATTTGACTACTGTAGATACTTCACATAAATGGAgttatacagtatttgtcattttgtgactGGTGTATTTCACGGAGTGAAATGTcctcgaggttcatccatgtagcaTGTGCTGggacttccttctttttcttttcttttctttttatttatttatttattgacttccttctttttaaggctgaatactattccagtGCATGTagatactacattttgtttatctgttcacttGTGagggacacttgagctgcttccaccttagctgttgtgaataatactgTCAGGAAAATGGGGATAcagctttgaaaaaatattttaattctgtatGTTTCACTGGCATATGGCCAAACAACACAAACATAGCCAATTTTTATTGAGGTCTTATCCCATGTCAGATTCTGTGCTAAATATTTCACACATATGGTTTTCACATTTACTTCTCATAATGGCCCATTTTATGGTAAGGAAACTGGGGTGCAGAATGAGGCATTTGCCATCATCACACACAAGGTCAATAATGTACTACAACTGGGAGAAGGCCCAGGCCCATCTGTACTCCTATATCTCCTGGGCAATGAGAGTAGAAGTTTTTGACTTCCTGTTCATTCAGTTGTCTACCTCACAGTGCTAGTTTTAGAATCCTGTGGATGCTTAGTAAAAATCCCTGACCAACTAGTGAAGGAATTATATGAGCAAGAGCCTCTCTTTCTAGCAAAATAGCGAATCCTGCTCACACGGGCATGCCAAACTCTGTGACAGCCCCTTTAGCTGAGTGCTGGTAAAACTGTGAACACACCCAGATGGAAAGCAGGCAACAAACATGGAACCTGCGGCCTACACCCATACAAGATGCCTTCAGGATCTTGCCCTTCTCCCCTCACTCACCCAGTGGTTGGTGAAGTTTCTGGTGAGAATGGCAGGAGCAAAGGAGCGGGCAGGGTTCATGCCTGCACCAGTATAATACATCTGCAAAAGACACAGTCATAATTGAGACACTTTCCCCTACTTCACCCCAGCTTCTCTCCCCACAACCCACATGTCCCTGAAGGCTGGGCACCTCACCCCCAGCCAGGAGCAAGTAGGGAAGGACAAACTGCATGGGGGGTCCACAATGGAGTAAAGGCACTGATGCCTTATCTGGGATCAGACTATGGATCCATACAAACCCTACATCTACCCATGATGATTCATTTCCACCTTGGGGTCAAGAAGGACCAGATACAGTGGTCACAGAAGAGAGGAACAGAACAGGGTTGATTCCTCTGTGCTGAATGATATAGAGTAAGGTGCATTATGTTCATGTTTGATAGTGAGGTGGGCAGAAGGAAACTTTAAAGCTGGGAAAGGTTTAGGGTCCCTAGAATCCTTAAACAAGAAGTTTCTCCCTGCTTACCCCAAAGAGGTGCcccagggtgagggagaagccaacAGCCAGGGCCACAGATCCTAGGCGGCCGTTCCGCCTCTCGTCGTATGTGGCAAAGATGCAGAGCACAAACTGGAGCGTCAGGAAGATCTCCACCGTGGTGGCCTGGCCCACACTCACCCCAGGGTGCAActaggcaaaggaagaagaaaggaggcagCTCATTAGGGTTGTCACAATGTTACCTCCTTAAGGCCTCCCACACAGGAACTGCCTTATGGCATCAGTTCCTTGGAGAGGAAGGATAACACAACCCCCATCACAGTAATcatatttgtttcttaatttctcctaaTAATAGTCCTTAAGGGTAGGAAGAATTGTACCCACTTAtgcagataaggaagctgaggccccACCAGGTAAAATAAGTTTCCTCAAGAACCTGCAAGGAGTTGGAAGGAAAGCTGAAACCAG is drawn from Canis lupus baileyi chromosome 11, mCanLup2.hap1, whole genome shotgun sequence and contains these coding sequences:
- the MIP gene encoding lens fiber major intrinsic protein; this translates as MWELRSASFWRAIFAEFFATLFYVFFGLGASLRWTPGPLHVLQVALAFGLALATLVQAVGHISGAHVNPAVTFAFLVGSQMSLLRAFCYMAAQLLGAVAGAAVLYSVTPPAVRGNLALNTLHPGVSVGQATTVEIFLTLQFVLCIFATYDERRNGRLGSVALAVGFSLTLGHLFGMYYTGAGMNPARSFAPAILTRNFTNHWVYWVGPIIGGGLGSLLYDFLLFPRLKSVSERLSILKGARPSDSNGQPEGTGEPVELKTQAL